GTACGTCCAGACCGACGACGGGTTCGTGTGGACCGCCCGCACCGGCGACGTGTTCTTCTTCGACGGCACGAGGTCGGTCCCGGCCGGCCGCTCCGAGACCGGGCGGTTGCGCACCGACGACACCGGGTCCGTCGTCGCCTGGCTCGACCTGGCCGAGGACGGCACCCCCGAGTACGTCGTCTACGACACCGACCTGCCCGGGGTGACCGACCGGATCGAGCAGCCCACCATCCTGGGACCGGCGCAGGAAGGCGACGCCCGTTACTGGGACAACGGCGCCCAGGTCTACGCCGTGGACGACGGGTCGATCTACTGGCGGGGCGCCGACGCCGACCTGGTCCGCTACGACCTCGGTACGTCGACGGAGACCGTGCTGCTGGACGGCGCCGGGATCGGGCACCCGGGCGACGGGCCGGACGTGCCGATCGAGATCCTCGACGTGGCCGGCGGCCGGATCGCCTACCGCACGGACGGGAGCGCAGGGCCGTCGACGTGGGTCGGCACCTCCCTGGACCCTGCTCGGTCGGTGCGGATGCCGACCGGCACCGACGGCCACCTCTCCCCCGACGGCGGCAGGCTGGTGGTCGAGCAGGACGACGCGGCCGCCCTCTACGACACCTCCACCGGGGCCGCGCTGCCGTTCGCGCCGCGCGGCTACGCCTTCGCCGTGGGCTTCGGCTGGGAGGACGACTCCTCGGTGACCGCGGTCGGGATCAAGGACCTGTCGACCGACCCCTACGACGTCGACTTCCTGCGCTGCGGGCCGGAGGGTGGGTGCACGGTCGCGGGCTCCGAGCGGGTCCCGGCGGACGACGGCGAGCGCATCGTCACACCGACCGGGGACCCGGCGACCTGAGCCGGTGCCGGCACGGCGACCCGCCCCGTCTTGACCTGGAGTGCACTCCCAGGTCGAGACTGGGCGGGTGACCACCCTCGACGCCGCCCCGAGCCCCGCCGCGCACCCGGCTCCGACGTACTCCATCGCGGAGACCGCCGCCCGCACCGGCCTCACGCCGCACACGCTGCGCTACTACGAGCGCGACGGGCTGATGCTGCACGACGTCGGCCGATCGGTGAGCGGTCACCGCCGCTACACCGCCCAGGACCTGCACTGGATCGAGCTGATCAACCGGCTGCGCTCGACGGGCATGCCGATCCGGGAGATCCGCCGGTACGCCGACCTGGTCCGCGCCGGGAGCGGCAACGAGACGGAGCGGCTGGCGCTGCTGCGCGGCCACCGCCAGCAGGTGCTCTCCCAGCTCACGCAGGTCCAGGAGCACCTGGGAGCGATCGACCGCAAGATCGGCATCTACCTGGACCGGCTCGAGCAGCAGGAGCTCGGCGGCTGACCAGACCGGCGCCGGCGGCGTACCCGGCTTGACTTCGAGTGCGCTCCAACGCGTTGACTGGTCCCATGACCCACCACGAGCACATCCTGACCACCCGCACGCTCGGGACCGGGGAGCACGCGCTCACGGTCTCGGCGATGGGCCTCGGCTGCATGGGAATGTCGGAGTTCTACGGCACCGGCGACGAGCAGCAGGGCCTCGACACCATCCACCGGGCGCTCGACCTCGGGGTGTCGTTCCTCGACACCGCCGACATGTACGGGCCGTTCACCAACGAGCGGCTGGTCGGCAAGGCCATCGCGGACCGTCGCGACGAGGTGCAGCTGGCCACCAAGTTCGGCAACCAGCGCGGCGAGGACGGCAGCCGGCTCGGCATCAACGGCAAGCCGGAGTACGTCCGTGCCGCCTGCGACGCCTCGCTGCAGCGCCTCGGCGTCGACCACATCGACCTCTACTACCAGCACCGGGTGGACCGCACCGTGCCGATCGAGGAGACGGTCGGCGCGATGGCCGAGCTGGTCGCCGCCGGCAAGGTCCGCCACCTGGGCCTCTCCGAGGCGTCCGCGGCGAACATCCGCAAGGCGCACGCCACCCACCCGATCACCGCCCTGCAGACCGAGTACTCGCTGTTCACCCGCGACCTCGAGGACGAGATCCTGCCGACGCTGCGCGAGCTGGGCATCGGGCTGGTCCCCTACTCCCCCCTCGGCCGCGGCCTGCTGACCGGGGCGATCACGAGCGGCGACTCGCTGGAGGAGGGCGACTCGCGTCGCACCGCCTACTTCCCGCGCTTCCACGGCGAGGCGCTGCAGGCGAACCTGGCGCTGGTCGACGCGATCCGCACCGTCGCGGACCGCAAGGGCTGCACCCCCGGGCAGCTCGCGCTGGCCTGGGTGCTGGCCCAGGGGGACGACGTGGTCCCGATCCCCGGAACGAAGCGGGTGCACTACCTGGAGGAGAACGTCGCCGCCGCCTCGGTGGGCCTCGACGCCGCCGACCTCGACGAGCTCGACCGGGCGGTGCCGCGCGACGCCGTGGCCGGTGCCCGCTACGGGGACATGACGAGCATCGACGCCTGAGCGGCGCCGGGTCAGGCGTCGCCGGACGGGCTCTCCGGCGGCGCCTGCGCTGCGAGCACCTCTCCCAGCGCGTAGTCGGCTGCCTGGTCCAGCGTCATGGCGGCCCCCTCGGCCCGGGCGGCGGCGAAGGCCGTCGGGTCCAGGGCCGCCCGCACCTGCTCGACCCAGCCGTCGAGGAGCACGTGGTCCGCCGGTGAACCGGGCAGGTCGAGCAGCTCGCGAGCCGCCGCGGCGGCGGCCACGAGGCGGGCGGCGGCGACCCAGTCCGAGTGCAGCAGCGCCACCCCGGAGCTGGACTCGACCGACTCGATCAGCCCGTCCGGGTCCCCGACCTCGCGGAACGTGCCGATCGCGGTGCGCAGCAGCTCCGCCGCCTCGTCGGTCCTGCCGCCGACGATGTCGGCCCCGGCGAAGTTCACCGAGGTGCAGGCGACGCCC
The DNA window shown above is from Nocardioides mesophilus and carries:
- a CDS encoding aldo/keto reductase encodes the protein MTHHEHILTTRTLGTGEHALTVSAMGLGCMGMSEFYGTGDEQQGLDTIHRALDLGVSFLDTADMYGPFTNERLVGKAIADRRDEVQLATKFGNQRGEDGSRLGINGKPEYVRAACDASLQRLGVDHIDLYYQHRVDRTVPIEETVGAMAELVAAGKVRHLGLSEASAANIRKAHATHPITALQTEYSLFTRDLEDEILPTLRELGIGLVPYSPLGRGLLTGAITSGDSLEEGDSRRTAYFPRFHGEALQANLALVDAIRTVADRKGCTPGQLALAWVLAQGDDVVPIPGTKRVHYLEENVAAASVGLDAADLDELDRAVPRDAVAGARYGDMTSIDA
- a CDS encoding MerR family transcriptional regulator, with the protein product MTTLDAAPSPAAHPAPTYSIAETAARTGLTPHTLRYYERDGLMLHDVGRSVSGHRRYTAQDLHWIELINRLRSTGMPIREIRRYADLVRAGSGNETERLALLRGHRQQVLSQLTQVQEHLGAIDRKIGIYLDRLEQQELGG